A stretch of Portunus trituberculatus isolate SZX2019 chromosome 48, ASM1759143v1, whole genome shotgun sequence DNA encodes these proteins:
- the LOC123498668 gene encoding uncharacterized protein LOC123498668: protein MRIAATLKELFPDVENIMPENVQIKFANLRTTYRRVLKKSKTSKSDTSPQWYLLEHMHFMDDVIEPGPSVATATFEEEASTSDCLPSWDSPNVAMSVGDTSPLEEEEEEEEATHISLHLHSQSQTSTSTPSPPTPTQTPKPARKRKHSPTTDTTADTTNILNAMASSLSDLKKTKSFATAAGRACM, encoded by the exons ATGAGGATAGCGGCAACGCTCAAGGAATTGTTTCCTGATGTGGAAAATATTATGCCAG AAAATGTGCAGATCAAATTCGCCAACCTGCGGACCACGTACAGGCGTGTACTAAAAAAGAGCAAAACGTCAAAGAGTGACACCAGCCCTCAGTGGTATCTGTTGGAGCACATGCACTTCATGGATGATGTCATCGAACCTGGACCTAGTGTAGCAACAGCCACatttgaggaagaa gCATCAACCAGCGACTGCCTACCCTCCTGGGACAGCCCTAATGTGGCCATGTCAGTGGGTGACACCTCGCcactagaggaagaagaagaggaagaagaagcaacacACATATCACTACACTTACATTCACAGTCACAAACAAgcacatcaacaccatcaccacccacacccacacaaacaccaaaaccagccaggaaaagaaaacacagccCCACAACAGACACTACAGCAGACACAACCAATATACTCAATGCCATGGCAAGTAGTCTGTCTGACTTAAAAAAAACCAAATCTTTTGCCACAGCAGCTGGCAGAGCATGCATGTGA